In Candidatus Defluviilinea proxima, a single genomic region encodes these proteins:
- a CDS encoding GTPase has product MPIKTIIMGAAGRDFHNFNTFFRGNKDYEVVAFTATQIPDIEGRLYPTELAGPLYPSGIPIRAEEELVELIKQHGVQQVVFAYSDVPHEYVMHKASLVNAAGADFRLMGTKYTQVKSTKPVVSVCAVRTGSGKSQTTRRVASILQGLGFKVAAIRHPMPYGNLVRQEVQRFANYDDLDEHETTIEEREEYEPHIDNGVIIYAGVDYEKILRQAEQEADIILWDGGNNDFPFYVADLQIVVADPHRAGHEVAYHPGETNVRLADVFVINKVDTADPEKVIQVRESLRRLNPNAVQIEAASPLFVDDPDAIRGKRVLVIEDGPTLTHGEMAYGAGYVAARRFGAKEIVDPRPFAVKSIAATYVKYPKTGPILPAMGYGEAQMKDLEETINKSDVDMVVIGTPIDLTRVIKITKPYQRVRYELQEIGQPTLQDILIKKFGKK; this is encoded by the coding sequence ATGCCGATTAAAACCATCATCATGGGCGCCGCAGGGCGCGATTTTCACAACTTCAACACCTTCTTCAGAGGAAACAAGGACTATGAGGTTGTGGCATTCACTGCCACTCAGATACCAGACATTGAAGGGCGCCTCTATCCGACCGAACTGGCTGGTCCGTTGTACCCAAGCGGAATCCCCATCCGGGCCGAGGAAGAGCTGGTTGAACTCATCAAGCAACACGGTGTGCAACAGGTCGTGTTTGCCTACAGCGACGTGCCGCACGAATACGTGATGCACAAAGCGAGCCTTGTCAACGCGGCAGGCGCAGACTTCCGTTTGATGGGTACAAAGTACACACAGGTTAAGTCCACAAAGCCTGTTGTGTCAGTTTGTGCTGTTCGGACGGGATCAGGCAAAAGTCAGACAACGAGGCGCGTGGCTTCCATCCTGCAAGGGCTGGGCTTCAAAGTCGCGGCCATCCGTCACCCAATGCCCTATGGAAATTTAGTCAGGCAGGAAGTACAACGTTTTGCAAACTATGATGACCTCGATGAACACGAAACAACCATTGAAGAACGCGAGGAGTACGAACCTCACATTGATAACGGTGTGATCATTTACGCAGGCGTGGATTACGAAAAGATCCTGCGCCAGGCTGAACAGGAAGCGGACATCATTCTATGGGACGGCGGTAACAATGACTTCCCATTCTATGTTGCCGATCTACAGATCGTAGTGGCTGACCCACATCGCGCAGGACATGAGGTTGCGTATCACCCCGGCGAAACGAATGTAAGGCTCGCCGATGTATTTGTCATCAACAAAGTAGATACCGCTGACCCCGAGAAGGTAATTCAGGTGCGCGAGTCACTGCGCAGGCTGAACCCGAATGCAGTACAGATCGAAGCCGCCTCCCCACTCTTTGTCGATGACCCCGATGCGATCCGTGGTAAGCGCGTGTTGGTGATCGAAGATGGACCAACATTGACTCATGGCGAAATGGCCTATGGCGCAGGCTATGTTGCGGCACGCAGATTCGGCGCGAAGGAAATCGTTGACCCACGTCCATTTGCAGTCAAATCCATTGCGGCGACGTATGTGAAATATCCCAAGACCGGGCCCATCCTGCCCGCCATGGGATACGGCGAAGCGCAAATGAAAGATCTAGAAGAGACGATCAACAAATCGGACGTGGATATGGTCGTGATCGGCACGCCCATCGACCTGACACGCGTCATCAAGATCACAAAACCGTATCAGCGTGTGCGCTATGAATTACAAGAGATCGGCCAACCCACCCTGCAAGACATTTTGATCAAGAAGTTTGGCAAGAAATAG
- a CDS encoding hybrid sensor histidine kinase/response regulator has translation MSKNSTILIVDDEPALRLGLAAKIKRQGYDVVTASDGAEGLQIATAVLPDLILSDVMMPPPNGFELRRLMSQDPKLASIPFIFLTARNGVDDRVAGIRDGADDYIAKPFVVEELLVRIEAVLRRVKVEQTKGRDAAWESANQDMAKLKQEILQNFQHEMRTPLANIIMPLELFINNKFNDPEEQTQFIRSALTNVDRLESLVTDFIMLTNIDHGSLNKIRQSIDVNNHILLPTQKRLERYKTKELEFVTDIKVEGEIKAPRREFVHALVHLVDNAFKFSPNNEKVILAIRTELNGDTRIVVKDKGPGIPVDLYEKVFERNYQISRGDNRKYEGLGVGLTIAKAVFSNLGGGVSFIDTPTGFCVEAFLPGVGPEDISYG, from the coding sequence ATGAGTAAAAATTCAACAATCTTGATCGTTGACGATGAGCCAGCCTTACGGTTGGGTTTAGCCGCGAAAATAAAGCGCCAGGGATATGATGTAGTCACGGCTTCTGATGGGGCCGAAGGTTTGCAAATTGCTACTGCAGTGTTGCCTGATCTCATCCTTTCGGATGTTATGATGCCGCCTCCTAATGGATTTGAGTTGCGCAGGCTAATGAGTCAGGATCCAAAGCTTGCGTCCATACCGTTTATATTTTTGACGGCTCGAAATGGCGTGGATGACCGCGTCGCTGGGATTCGCGATGGCGCTGATGACTACATCGCAAAGCCTTTTGTCGTTGAAGAATTGCTGGTAAGGATCGAGGCGGTATTAAGGCGTGTGAAGGTGGAGCAGACAAAAGGTCGGGATGCCGCGTGGGAGAGCGCCAATCAAGATATGGCTAAATTGAAGCAGGAGATCCTTCAAAATTTCCAGCATGAAATGCGCACTCCGTTGGCGAATATCATCATGCCTTTGGAACTATTTATTAATAATAAGTTCAACGATCCTGAGGAACAGACTCAATTTATACGCTCTGCATTGACCAATGTTGACCGTCTCGAATCACTTGTCACTGACTTTATTATGCTGACAAATATTGATCATGGTAGCCTCAATAAAATTCGACAATCCATTGATGTGAACAATCATATTCTTTTGCCGACTCAAAAACGTCTGGAACGATATAAGACAAAGGAATTGGAGTTTGTAACAGACATTAAGGTCGAAGGTGAGATCAAAGCGCCGCGCCGTGAATTTGTGCATGCCTTGGTACACCTTGTAGACAATGCTTTCAAGTTTAGCCCGAATAATGAGAAAGTAATATTAGCCATAAGAACAGAACTCAATGGGGATACAAGGATCGTTGTTAAAGATAAAGGGCCAGGTATTCCTGTTGATTTGTATGAAAAGGTTTTCGAGCGAAATTACCAGATTAGTAGAGGCGATAATCGGAAGTATGAAGGTTTGGGAGTTGGCTTGACTATTGCCAAGGCCGTGTTCTCGAATTTGGGCGGTGGTGTCTCATTTATTGATACACCAACAGGTTTTTGTGTAGAAGCATTCTTGCCGGGGGTTGGACCCGAAGATATTTCATATGGATGA
- a CDS encoding GAF domain-containing sensor histidine kinase gives MMEKVIQIGKEVAEQVTDFRTTLFKIWESIRNHIDLDRAAIFLYNANDSTMQGSYGTDRSGNLSEEWHMRFTPSEDGFLQRVISRPNGFYHAKDYELELRSGLSVDDAMKGVKHYAAVSCWSGNKPIAVICVDQLISGRVITEEQLEALRLFAGYVGLAIENTRLVEREQYRRKMMEKVIQIGKTVTEQTNDLHATLLHIRDSVRNEIDLDRAAVFIYDKDTDTLRGSYGTDRSGNITEEWDMNFTPDDGVFLHKVVNLPNGVFHTENYELEFQFEIPSDDAMKGVAHYVAVACWNGDKPVAVICGDQLLTGRVITDEQLEALRLFAGYAGLAIDNARLNTELKGRMQEREQFIQELGNRNAELERFTYTVSHDLRSPIITIRGFIGMLDKDMREGQRERVKQDMQRISNATDKMAALLSDLLELSRIGRLVNPPEEIDLVQLAHDTLETVDGRLRAKNISTNISPNLPRVKGDRVRIGEVLENLLDNAAKYMGEQKDPRIEIGVKDKDGEQVIYVKDNGMGIDPQYLQRIFGLFEKLDPTSEGTGIGLALIKRIVEVHGGNIWAESEGKGKGSTFCFTIPSDRN, from the coding sequence ATGATGGAGAAGGTCATTCAAATCGGCAAGGAGGTTGCTGAACAAGTCACCGATTTTCGCACTACGTTATTCAAGATATGGGAAAGCATTCGAAATCACATTGACCTGGATCGTGCGGCGATTTTTCTATATAACGCAAACGATAGCACCATGCAGGGAAGTTATGGTACAGACCGCTCAGGGAATTTGTCTGAAGAATGGCACATGCGCTTTACACCCAGCGAAGATGGTTTTCTGCAACGTGTGATCAGCCGTCCCAATGGGTTCTACCATGCAAAAGATTATGAATTGGAATTGCGCTCCGGACTTTCTGTAGATGATGCCATGAAAGGGGTCAAACATTATGCGGCAGTTTCCTGTTGGAGTGGAAATAAACCCATAGCGGTCATTTGTGTAGATCAGCTGATCTCTGGTCGTGTCATTACAGAGGAGCAATTGGAGGCATTGCGATTATTTGCGGGATATGTGGGCCTGGCAATTGAAAATACCCGCTTAGTCGAACGTGAACAATACCGTCGAAAAATGATGGAAAAGGTAATTCAAATCGGCAAAACGGTGACAGAGCAAACGAACGACTTGCACGCCACACTTCTTCATATACGAGATAGCGTCCGAAACGAGATCGATCTTGATCGAGCCGCTGTTTTCATCTATGACAAGGACACAGATACACTGCGAGGTAGTTATGGCACAGATCGCTCAGGTAACATCACTGAAGAATGGGATATGAATTTCACACCTGATGATGGCGTGTTCCTGCACAAAGTAGTCAACCTACCCAATGGAGTTTTTCATACAGAAAATTATGAACTTGAATTTCAATTTGAGATCCCTTCAGACGATGCCATGAAAGGTGTTGCACATTATGTGGCTGTTGCCTGTTGGAATGGAGATAAACCCGTAGCAGTCATCTGTGGAGACCAACTCCTAACCGGAAGGGTCATCACAGACGAACAATTGGAAGCCCTGCGGTTATTTGCAGGATACGCCGGGCTTGCCATTGATAATGCACGTCTCAACACCGAATTGAAAGGTCGCATGCAAGAACGCGAACAATTCATACAAGAACTCGGCAATCGCAACGCGGAACTGGAACGTTTTACTTACACCGTATCACACGATCTTAGAAGCCCCATCATAACCATCAGAGGTTTTATCGGGATGCTGGACAAGGATATGAGAGAGGGGCAAAGAGAGCGAGTCAAGCAGGATATGCAACGTATCTCGAACGCTACCGATAAAATGGCGGCATTGCTCTCAGACCTGCTCGAACTCTCAAGGATCGGACGCCTCGTCAACCCGCCCGAGGAAATTGATCTTGTCCAATTGGCCCATGACACACTGGAAACTGTGGATGGCCGACTCCGTGCCAAAAACATTTCCACAAACATCTCGCCGAATCTCCCTCGCGTCAAAGGCGACCGAGTCCGCATTGGCGAAGTGTTGGAAAACTTATTGGATAACGCCGCCAAATATATGGGCGAACAAAAAGATCCACGTATTGAGATCGGCGTAAAGGACAAAGATGGCGAACAAGTCATCTATGTAAAAGACAATGGCATGGGTATTGATCCGCAGTATCTACAAAGGATCTTTGGTCTGTTCGAAAAATTGGACCCAACCAGCGAAGGCACAGGCATTGGTTTGGCCCTCATCAAACGGATCGTTGAAGTACATGGTGGGAATATCTGGGCAGAATCAGAGGGAAAAGGTAAAGGCTCAACTTTCTGCTTTACTATTCCCAGCGACAGAAATTAA
- a CDS encoding sigma-70 family RNA polymerase sigma factor, with protein MNQDELPDLVTAAKGDPTAFGRLYDRYLQSVYRYLYSRLGNAHEAEDVTSQTFITAYEALPRYREQGQFVAWLFRIARSKMYDHLRRNRREVGLEAAGELLEREDALGTLIRAEELSKVRFLIKQLNEEEQDLIRLRYVAELTFVEIADLLGKREDAVKKTVYRLLARLKSQME; from the coding sequence ATGAATCAAGACGAGCTCCCTGACTTGGTCACTGCCGCTAAAGGCGACCCAACCGCATTTGGCAGGTTATATGACCGTTACCTCCAGTCTGTTTATCGCTATCTATATAGCCGTCTGGGAAATGCTCACGAAGCAGAAGATGTCACGTCGCAGACGTTCATCACGGCGTACGAGGCGCTACCTCGGTATCGAGAGCAGGGCCAATTTGTAGCATGGTTGTTTCGAATCGCTCGAAGCAAAATGTACGATCATTTGCGCAGGAACAGGCGAGAGGTTGGGTTGGAGGCGGCTGGCGAACTGCTTGAGCGCGAAGACGCACTTGGAACGTTGATCCGTGCTGAGGAGTTGAGCAAGGTCCGCTTTCTCATCAAGCAACTGAATGAAGAGGAGCAGGACTTGATCCGCCTGCGATATGTGGCCGAGCTGACATTTGTAGAGATCGCGGACTTGCTTGGCAAACGCGAAGATGCTGTGAAGAAAACCGTGTACCGATTGCTGGCGCGTTTGAAGAGCCAGATGGAGTGA
- a CDS encoding YjbQ family protein, translated as MIWHKTTLEISTHGKGLYDFTETVRAQLRTWNVREGMCFLFLPHTSASLVLSENWDPTARADLETFMERLVPEGDQWYTHDLEGPDDATSHIRAMLTDTSLTVPVDAGNLSLGTWQGIYLFEHRSRPHVRKVLMRVLHVE; from the coding sequence ATGATCTGGCACAAAACTACACTCGAAATCTCCACCCATGGCAAGGGACTGTATGACTTCACCGAAACTGTCCGTGCGCAGTTGCGGACTTGGAATGTGCGCGAAGGGATGTGCTTCCTGTTTCTGCCACATACGAGTGCATCGCTAGTGTTGAGCGAAAACTGGGACCCAACTGCTCGTGCTGACCTTGAAACTTTTATGGAGCGCCTCGTCCCAGAAGGGGACCAGTGGTACACACACGATCTCGAAGGCCCAGATGATGCCACATCCCATATCCGCGCGATGTTGACGGACACCAGCCTCACGGTTCCAGTGGATGCGGGGAATTTGTCGCTGGGGACATGGCAGGGGATTTATCTCTTCGAGCATCGCTCACGTCCGCATGTGCGTAAAGTGTTGATGCGCGTCTTGCATGTAGAATGA
- a CDS encoding divalent metal cation transporter, with the protein MNTTTIINRNRSFWSSLWKKILLILAVFGPATITAMADNDAGGVATYSIAGAKLGYPILFILPVITLLLAITQEMGMRLTVITRRGLADLIRERYGVRASVFIFGTLLLANIGTLITELSAVKTTSGIFGIPPIPAVIAIVIIAFVLITRGNYKITQSIMLFACVFFFVYIFSAVKAKPDWGLALSNLVYPHGVTFTPSYLKDYLIIGMGVLGTTITPWGQFFISSFAYDKKIEKGKVGLSQMETYWGAFLTDFFSFFMIVATAATLFANHIVLDSGERAAMAIAPFAGKLASQLFAVGILNAGFMGLVIVSLSTAYAFAEFFGLSGSLNDSFKESKTFYILYIAQLLVATVFVLVSNVTLFQVALVTQIINAIALPLVFYFLINLTSNRELMGEFVNNGFQKNFAVVSSVVIVLASVFTVAAVFLKL; encoded by the coding sequence ATGAACACCACAACCATCATCAACCGCAATCGATCGTTTTGGTCGTCCTTGTGGAAAAAAATATTGCTCATTCTCGCGGTCTTTGGGCCTGCGACCATCACCGCCATGGCAGATAACGATGCAGGTGGTGTTGCAACCTATTCCATTGCCGGTGCGAAACTGGGTTACCCGATCCTTTTTATACTGCCAGTTATCACATTATTGTTGGCGATCACACAAGAGATGGGCATGCGCCTGACCGTTATCACCCGCCGTGGGCTGGCGGATTTGATCCGTGAGCGATATGGCGTGCGAGCTTCTGTATTTATCTTTGGTACGCTGTTGCTGGCGAACATTGGCACGCTCATCACAGAACTTTCCGCTGTAAAAACGACTAGTGGTATTTTCGGCATTCCACCCATTCCTGCAGTAATCGCGATCGTCATCATTGCCTTTGTGTTGATCACACGCGGCAACTACAAGATCACGCAGTCCATCATGTTGTTCGCATGTGTTTTTTTCTTCGTCTATATTTTCTCGGCGGTCAAGGCTAAACCTGATTGGGGATTAGCGCTTTCGAATTTGGTGTACCCTCATGGTGTAACGTTCACTCCCTCTTATCTGAAGGATTATTTGATCATCGGCATGGGCGTGCTGGGAACCACGATCACCCCCTGGGGACAGTTCTTCATCAGTAGCTTTGCATATGACAAGAAGATCGAAAAAGGCAAAGTGGGGTTGTCCCAGATGGAAACCTACTGGGGTGCCTTCCTCACAGATTTCTTCTCGTTCTTCATGATTGTCGCTACGGCCGCGACTCTTTTCGCCAATCACATTGTATTGGATTCAGGAGAACGCGCCGCGATGGCGATTGCTCCCTTTGCGGGGAAGCTCGCTTCACAACTTTTTGCGGTTGGCATTCTCAACGCGGGTTTTATGGGGCTTGTGATCGTTTCGCTTTCAACGGCCTATGCCTTTGCTGAATTCTTCGGCCTCTCTGGCAGTTTGAACGACTCGTTCAAGGAGAGTAAGACATTCTATATTCTGTATATTGCCCAATTGTTGGTCGCAACTGTATTTGTGCTTGTCAGCAACGTGACGCTCTTTCAGGTTGCCCTGGTGACGCAGATCATCAATGCCATTGCTTTGCCGTTGGTCTTTTACTTCCTCATCAACCTGACCAGTAATCGTGAATTGATGGGGGAGTTTGTCAATAATGGTTTTCAGAAAAACTTTGCTGTTGTTAGTTCGGTGGTGATCGTGCTGGCTTCAGTCTTTACGGTTGCGGCGGTATTCTTGAAGTTGTAA
- a CDS encoding PAS domain S-box protein — protein MDEKTIPLQKVSVPSKTRTGLQYGLLGDDFHYRALFEQTGECVFIISMDFRYIAVNQQALSLLGYEEHELLGTPVSNIMSQDDALGHGQVSERQSNLYERILKRKDGSTLPVEISTSVIYDAQNNPSYIQSIARDISERKSAEQMLKRQAQILSVLNTATAKLLRALNIHTQIPEVLESLGQAMGVYCCSIFEINTFSAKPYVEILYQWTDASIPAFDLSAVINPFVPDILNTRGKHFSLRDANGQTDASFMPSFVSVPIDGHPGLWRYLGFFDEKKNLLWSLSESDAAQTAADLIGSALQRNFYEETIKLNEMRNRIMLNALPDLLIRISVDGEILDYSANAEHPLYVHRDMISGKKLSETWPEEIVATIIGKSNTQGFTKSHFVEGFRLPYSNSTYESRLYPINLDEALIVIRDITEQVKLNEMKSDFINRASHELRTPLTSAILMVDLIQEGGTPEELDEYWRTLVGELNRQKVLIDRLLIAGRLESGMMKLETVPMDLIPVLEESMTAVKPIANKRKVVIKLLTGSEPVQILGDKSGLQQVFINLFNNAAKFSPAGGSVDVSVSQNGPSVQVEIRDHGVGIPDEAIPHLFERFYRAKNVTIAEIPGSGIGLYIVKSIVEELGGTIHVKSILNEGTIFTVSLKSF, from the coding sequence ATGGATGAAAAGACCATTCCTTTGCAGAAGGTGTCTGTACCGTCTAAAACGCGTACCGGATTGCAATATGGATTGTTAGGGGATGATTTTCATTATCGCGCTTTGTTTGAGCAAACTGGGGAATGCGTTTTTATCATTAGTATGGACTTTCGCTATATAGCAGTAAACCAACAGGCTTTGAGCCTTTTGGGATATGAAGAGCACGAATTGTTGGGTACGCCTGTTAGTAACATCATGTCGCAGGATGATGCGTTGGGTCATGGGCAGGTTTCTGAAAGACAGTCAAATCTCTATGAGCGTATTCTAAAGCGTAAAGATGGTTCCACTCTCCCTGTCGAGATTAGCACATCGGTGATCTATGATGCGCAAAACAATCCATCCTATATTCAAAGTATTGCACGCGATATATCCGAGCGAAAATCTGCCGAGCAAATGCTTAAGCGGCAGGCTCAGATTCTTTCGGTTCTAAATACAGCAACAGCAAAACTTCTACGTGCATTAAACATACATACTCAGATCCCTGAAGTGTTGGAGTCTCTGGGGCAGGCAATGGGTGTGTATTGTTGTTCCATATTTGAGATTAATACATTCTCCGCGAAGCCATATGTTGAAATTTTATATCAGTGGACCGACGCAAGCATACCGGCCTTTGATCTATCTGCCGTAATTAACCCATTTGTGCCAGACATATTGAATACTCGCGGAAAACACTTTTCGTTGCGAGATGCGAATGGCCAAACCGACGCTTCTTTCATGCCGTCGTTTGTCTCTGTTCCGATTGACGGTCACCCCGGCTTATGGCGGTACCTGGGATTCTTTGATGAGAAGAAGAACCTGTTGTGGTCATTATCAGAATCGGATGCGGCGCAGACGGCCGCTGATTTGATCGGTTCAGCGTTACAAAGAAATTTCTATGAAGAGACGATCAAACTCAATGAGATGCGCAATCGGATCATGTTGAACGCTCTACCGGACCTGTTGATCCGCATAAGTGTAGACGGGGAAATTCTTGATTACAGTGCTAATGCAGAACATCCGTTGTATGTTCATCGTGACATGATCTCCGGAAAGAAACTGTCAGAAACCTGGCCTGAAGAGATTGTCGCAACGATCATTGGAAAGTCAAATACTCAGGGATTTACAAAATCTCATTTTGTAGAAGGATTCCGTCTCCCTTATAGCAACAGCACGTATGAATCACGACTTTACCCCATTAACCTGGACGAGGCTTTGATCGTCATACGGGATATTACGGAACAGGTAAAGCTTAACGAGATGAAGTCTGACTTTATCAACCGTGCTTCCCATGAGTTGCGGACTCCGTTGACATCAGCGATTCTTATGGTTGACCTGATTCAGGAAGGTGGCACACCTGAAGAATTGGACGAATACTGGCGCACTCTGGTAGGGGAGTTGAATCGCCAAAAGGTTCTGATCGACCGCCTATTGATCGCAGGACGGCTCGAGAGCGGTATGATGAAGCTGGAAACCGTTCCAATGGATTTGATACCTGTCTTGGAAGAATCGATGACAGCAGTCAAGCCAATTGCCAATAAGCGGAAGGTTGTAATTAAACTTTTGACCGGGTCGGAACCTGTACAAATTTTGGGAGATAAAAGCGGGTTACAGCAGGTTTTTATCAATCTGTTCAACAATGCGGCTAAATTTTCACCGGCGGGAGGTTCAGTTGATGTCAGTGTCTCGCAAAACGGTCCCAGTGTTCAAGTGGAGATCAGGGACCATGGTGTAGGAATCCCTGACGAAGCCATCCCTCATTTATTCGAGCGCTTCTACCGCGCCAAAAACGTGACCATCGCTGAGATCCCTGGCAGTGGAATTGGCCTCTATATCGTAAAATCAATTGTGGAAGAGCTTGGTGGAACAATTCACGTCAAAAGTATATTAAACGAGGGTACGATATTTACGGTCAGTTTGAAATCTTTTTAG
- a CDS encoding FHA domain-containing protein, with protein sequence MSNNETPYHQGVFLVINKQVIPLEKKITTFGRALDNDIVFHEEFLSRFHAEIINENGSYVLHDKNSTSGTFVNGRRVDACALNSGDLISLANIYIMFVDNSPKIAGKSMGTTQSLHQTEEVKKREKAHE encoded by the coding sequence ATGAGCAATAACGAAACACCCTATCATCAAGGCGTATTTCTTGTTATTAATAAACAGGTCATTCCGTTAGAGAAAAAGATTACAACATTTGGCCGTGCTTTAGATAATGACATTGTCTTTCATGAGGAATTTCTTTCCCGTTTTCATGCTGAGATCATCAATGAAAATGGGAGCTACGTATTGCACGATAAAAACTCGACTAGTGGGACTTTTGTAAATGGACGGAGAGTGGATGCCTGTGCTCTTAACTCCGGCGACTTGATTTCTCTGGCAAATATTTATATTATGTTCGTAGATAACAGCCCCAAAATCGCTGGTAAATCTATGGGGACAACACAAAGCCTCCATCAAACTGAAGAAGTAAAAAAACGGGAAAAGGCCCATGAGTAA
- a CDS encoding magnesium transporter: MAFLSEILGHTITDMDGHYIGKLEDLIARELADAVHPIVDAVVIKDRNKIIMVPYAMVMALFAPSIPLRCHVEDIPQYHPTDNDIFLSRDVLDKQIIDTDGARVVRVNDLELVRVNGTLYVGNVDIGMMGILRRLGVAGLTQRLISTFSLPAPQIFISWDDVELLRHDPFMRLRVPVESISELHPADVAEILSDMNKLESGQLLEALNMEQLADTLMEVETEFQADLIENMSNEKVADILEEMEPDEAADLLAELPEERSRDLLALMNKEDSDEMQKLLSYDEDSAGGIMTTEYACVPPNVTAEEAIKVLRETATDAETLFYVYVTDTTDHLLGVFSLSNLIFADPHARVEEFMEDRVKSVNLNDDQDEVAQVITKYDLIAIPVVDEQNVMHGIVTADDALDKIIPTAWKKRLPRFYR, encoded by the coding sequence ATGGCTTTCTTGAGCGAAATACTCGGTCACACCATCACCGATATGGATGGTCATTACATTGGGAAATTGGAAGATCTGATCGCACGCGAGCTTGCGGATGCCGTTCATCCCATTGTGGATGCGGTGGTGATCAAGGACAGGAACAAAATCATCATGGTGCCGTATGCAATGGTGATGGCGTTGTTCGCGCCCTCGATCCCGTTAAGATGTCACGTGGAGGATATTCCACAATATCACCCGACGGACAACGATATTTTTCTTTCGCGTGATGTTCTCGATAAACAGATCATTGATACAGATGGCGCGCGCGTGGTACGTGTGAACGATCTGGAATTGGTGCGTGTCAATGGGACTTTATACGTGGGCAATGTGGATATTGGCATGATGGGGATTCTGCGCCGATTGGGTGTTGCAGGATTAACCCAACGCCTCATTTCGACCTTCAGCCTGCCAGCCCCGCAGATATTTATCTCATGGGACGATGTGGAACTCCTGCGCCACGATCCCTTTATGCGATTACGCGTACCGGTCGAAAGTATTTCTGAATTACATCCTGCCGATGTTGCTGAAATTCTCAGCGACATGAACAAACTCGAAAGCGGACAGTTGCTCGAAGCCCTCAACATGGAACAGCTCGCTGATACGTTGATGGAAGTCGAAACTGAATTTCAGGCTGATCTGATCGAGAACATGTCCAATGAAAAAGTAGCAGACATTCTCGAAGAGATGGAACCAGACGAAGCCGCTGACCTGCTGGCAGAGTTGCCCGAAGAGCGCAGTCGCGATTTGCTCGCCTTGATGAACAAAGAAGATTCGGATGAGATGCAGAAACTGCTCTCGTATGATGAAGATTCTGCGGGCGGTATTATGACGACCGAATATGCGTGTGTACCGCCTAACGTTACTGCTGAAGAAGCCATCAAGGTTTTGCGCGAAACCGCCACAGATGCAGAGACGCTGTTTTATGTGTACGTCACCGATACAACCGATCATTTGCTGGGTGTGTTTTCCTTGTCCAATTTGATCTTTGCTGACCCTCATGCGCGTGTGGAAGAATTCATGGAAGACCGTGTGAAGAGTGTCAATTTGAACGATGACCAGGATGAAGTTGCACAGGTTATCACGAAGTATGACCTGATCGCCATCCCTGTTGTGGACGAACAAAATGTGATGCATGGCATTGTCACTGCAGATGATGCCCTCGATAAGATCATTCCCACCGCGTGGAAGAAACGCCTGCCGCGCTTTTATCGTTAG